The following are from one region of the Papaver somniferum cultivar HN1 unplaced genomic scaffold, ASM357369v1 unplaced-scaffold_132, whole genome shotgun sequence genome:
- the LOC113333187 gene encoding histidine protein methyltransferase 1 homolog: MAANSENGGAPQESFPLFSLSNQNSLGFGLFGSSSPSSSASPAKNITPPPPPCIEVLFSEMSSSVKATMETVNFNFDDETVTLHKGRVSTREVFKLFNSDLVPGKYEGGLKLWEGSLDLVKSLHSEIHGGKLSLNGKQVLELGCGHGLPGIFTWLKGAAEVHFQDFNAEVLRCLTIPNVNANPREPESNAHEGVRFFAGDWSEIHQLLNHVCDRSEEKSPDSGSELDAGYDVILMAETVYCIDSLQNLYELIKKCLKRPDGVVYLAGKKHYFGVGGGTRHFLSVVENDGVMAASLIAEVTDGSSNVRDVWKLSFK; this comes from the exons ATGGCAGCAAACTCTGAG AATGGAGGTGCCCCACAAGAGAGCTTCCCATTATTCTCATTATCCAACCAGAATTCACTGGGTTTTGGGCTTTTTGGTTCATCATCACCGTCTTCATCAGCTTCTCCAGCAAAGAATATTACTCCTCCTCCCCCTCCTTGCATTGAAGTACTTTTCTCTGAG ATGTCGTCAAGCGTGAAAGCTACTATGGAAACCGTCAATTTTAATTTTGATGATGAGACTGTTACTTTGCACAAG GGTCGTGTCAGCACTAGAGAGGTGTTTAAGTTATTTAATTCTGATTTGGTGCCTGGAAAGTACGAAG GTGGGTTGAAGCTATGGGAAGGTTCACTTGATTTAGTTAAGAGTCTACATTCAGAAATTCACGGTGGGAAGTTATCTCTTAATGGCAAGCAAGTTTTAGAG CTTGGATGTGGTCATGGTCTTCCTGGAATATTTACGTGGCTCAAG GGTGCAGCTGAAGTTCATTTCCAAGATTTCAATGCTGAGGTCCTCCGATGTCTCACTATACCGAACGTAAATGCAAATCCCAGAGAACCAGAGAGCAATGCCCACGAGGGAGTTCGGTTCTTTGCTGGTGACTGGAGCGAAATTCATCAACTTCTTAACCATGTGTGTGACCGTAGTGAAGAAAAGTCACCCGATTCAGGATCTGAACTTGATGCTGGATACGATGTTATTCTAATGGCAGAGACTGTTTACTGTATTGATTCTCTCCAAAACCTTTATGAACTCATAAAGAAG TGCCTGAAACGTCCAGATGGAGTTGTTTACCTGGCAGGAAAGAAGCATTATTTTGGAGTGGGAGGGGGGACAAGACATTTTCTTTCCGTGGTTGAGAACGACG GTGTTATGGCAGCATCTTTAATAGCAGAAGTGACAGATGGTTCATCAAATGTCCGAGATGTGTGGAAGTTATCATTCAAGTAA